In Betta splendens chromosome 3, fBetSpl5.4, whole genome shotgun sequence, the genomic window ttgttttatttgacagatgaGAAGCAGAAAGATCCAGAGGTTATTGCCAACATACCGATCAGTCAAGGAACAAAAGGGAACCGGAGACCAGAGACAAACCAGAAGGACGAAGAGCAGGAGCAACCACTGCAAAACCcccacacaggcagcaggaagAGTTGCTCCACCGcaccgaggaagaggaggaaagtcAGGAGAACCATGTGTGAGCCAAGTCCCAACAGTGACAGACGACAGGAAGACTGCGCTGACAGTCGCACCGTGAAGAATAATGTGACAGCGGTGAGGCACAGAGGCGGTGAAGGCTGGGACCCGGCAGCTGTGGACAGATGCTCTCACTCTAGTgctacagacaaacaaacagactccCACATCCCCTCTGGGGCCACTACAGCGCGGTGTAGCACTCGCCTAGCGGCTAAACCACGAAGGGTTCACAGTGTGAGCAGCAGGGTAAAACGACCACACGGCCGCCCTGACCCACCCGCACAAACAACAGAACCGGTCCTGGACCCCCCCGGGAGCCCAAAACCTGTCCTCCAAAGCGTGGCTTGTGTGAACGCATCCCAGCCTCAGGCCGAGTCTGTCACCGCAGCGTGTGCCGCAGCTGCTCTTACCTGGTGTCCAGAGACCCGGGAGAGGCGCTACAGATGTTCCAGTTGTGGCAAGAGGTTCTACCAGCTCAGTCACTTGAAAAAACACCACTTTATCCACACGCACACGAAGCCCTTCACCTGTGATGAGTGCGGGAAGCATTACACCTCTGTAGAAAGCTTCCGGGCTCATCAGGTAAGAATAAATATGAGTTATGCTCCTCATCTTTGGCTCAGCCCTGCTGTTGTCTGAACACTTTATTGGTGGAACACTGCAGCACTGGGTGCCGTGGAGGAGCGATTTATTGCTGTTGCTAGTCTCTGCATGGAAACTGGAAACAAGCTGAGGTCCATGCTCTCACTTGTAACACATTATTCTGAACCGCGTTGTTCCTCCTTCGTCTTTATTAGTTGCTGAcaccaaaatgttttttaactgAATCGCTTCATGCCTGCAGGAATTAAAAATAGCACTTGACAAATAATTGGCTCTAAAAGTGAGAGGTACAACTTCTTTCCTTTAATTCTCAGGAGAGGAGCCATCATGTTGAGAGAAGCAATTTCCCTATCCCAGGGAGTAATAGGTGTAGTAACAGTACACATTACTGCAAATGATAATTCTATCGCATCTAGATGAGCCACCGTGGGGAGCGGCCCTTCTCCTGTCCTCACTGTGAGAAGAGCTACGGGCTGAAGCGGGACCTGAGGGAGCACATGGTCCTGCACACTGGAGAAAGGCCTTACCCCTGTGAGCTCTGTGGCAAGGCTTTTGCCCGGCGACCATCACTACGCATCCACAGGCTCCTTCACTGCAGCAGGAAAGTCTACACGCAGCCCCCAAAGGTAGAGCTGCTTTTACCCTTCTGTAGTTACATGCTTAATTTATCAGCTAAGTTGATTAATGTTACCCATGCTGGGATATTTTCAAACTACTGTTCCTGCTGGTTCACGTCCCTTCAGGTTTTCAAGACCTTTAAATGCTCGACCCCACGTGTTTCTCTCCACACAACGTTTTAAAATTTGCATGCTGCTCTTGTCTTTTCTCCCTGAACAACATTTTGAGCTTTAAGTATTTAGTAAGAAAGTAGAAAAACACGCACTTGCATTTGGATTTCTCTTCCAGGTTCAGTGCTCAGTCTGCGCCAAGCTGCTGGCGAACTCGGGTTCTCTGAGGAACCACATGAAGCTGCACACGGGTGAAAAACCGCATATCTGTCAGCACTGTGGCAAGCGTTTCAGTCAGAAAGGTAAAGTCAGAGTGAGCTGTCAGCCGAGCTCAAGGCTGGTCTGTGCACAAGATGTTTCAGCGGCTGTTTTCAATCGTCTCTCGTGATGACATGCAGTTAACTTGTGTTTACTCATATACCCACAGCCTGAAGCATATTTAAATGCGTGAAGTCTGTCTTCATGCATTTTCAGTATGTGCATATCAAACGGTATTAATGCAGTTTAAGTACGAGCTGGACTCTGAGTCGTACGCGGCCAGATGTTTTCTGCTTGTATCtaataaaaatgtctctgcATTTTTAagtttcatatttatttgaTCTTTCGGAGTGATGTGGTTGGAGGTGTTGCTAAACGCTATGCGACTCTACAGGCAGGTGTTATTATTTTGGCTCAGCAGTCTTAATGagagttgggttttttttgttcatcACACTAATCCCCACTAAAACTGTGCTGGGTGGTTTGTTGTTAGTTATGAAGCGTTAGTGTGAAAATCAGGCTGTGTTGGTAATTAGGTGATATTATGAAGTTATAATTAAGGCTTATGCAGGACGCTGACTGTGAAATACAAAGCACAGACCACATTGATTAGTTACCTAACACCTACAGTTGTTCTTTTACTGCTGATCACATGTCTTCGTCTTTGATCGCTTCCTACAATATGTGTTTCCATTTGTCAAAGTGACAGCATCAATTTTGTGAGCAGAGCTAATTTTCACACATTATTGGCAGAGGGCGCATCcactctgcttcctgctgcgaCCACAGCCCCCCCCTCAGCACAGTCCCCGGCTGTCGCGTGTCTGCATGACTGTCTGCTTTTGTGCCCCTCAGGGAACCTCGAGTGCCATTTGAGAATCCACAATAAAGAGAAACCATATCGTTGCGACGAGTGCAATCAGAGCTTCGCCCAGAAGCCGGAACTGCGCCGCCACATGTTCTCCCACACCGGAGGGGGGTTCCTCTGCAGTTACTGTGGCAGGTCGCTGAGGGACCCACATAGCCTCAAGTCCCATGAACGGCTACACACTGGAGAAAGGCCGCATTGCTGTCCTGTCTGTGGAAAAGGTTAGAGTACTGTAGCTTACTTTAAAGTCCACGGGAAAGAATTGTCCTCTAATTTATCATGTTGCCATGCTATTAATCACCAGGTTTGTAGCAGACTCCTTCTTATAGTTGCCCAGAGTTGGAACAGAATAGCAAGTAAGCTGTTAAATCATGTGTTATAATGAAGAAAGACTGAGAAACAAGGGAAAAGGGAGACAGAAAGCATGACTCTGTGTTTAACCAGACAGAACCAAGGACACTGTGGTGTAATCATTAGTAGAGTGTATCAAAGTGCTTCTTTTTATGTCAGCTTGTTCTTTACTCTGCTTCTGCTGTAGGTCGATGGCATCCTGCTGAGGGAATTAGCTCCTTCACTTGTATATGCATGGTACACAACAAACACCAAAGGCTTTCACAAACTCCTTCAGCAACCGCAGCACTGTTACCAAGAGCCTCAGGGCACACGAACCCCCATACTTCACATTTGCATAATTCTAGTGGATGGAAACAAgtattaaaatgttcttttgTCATGTCAGAATGTGTTTAAAAGTTGCTGACATATGAATAGAAGCCCGTCTAATGATAAACTATTCGGTCATACAGTATTAGCATGGTGTTATTTAAGTGTGTAACATTGCTGGATGTTAACGGATAAGAGGATAAAGTTGTCATTACTACTTACTTCTAGAACTATTCAGGATGTTCTGGCTTAAATTAGATTCGGTGACGAAGCAGAACTGCAACAGAATGAAAACTGAACCCAGAGTCTGTGAAAACGCTGCATGAAGCCACTGAGGGGAGCGTTTCCCTTTCAACCAAACTCATTTGTCCCACTCAGTGGGCTGCAGTGTTCCGTCCTGCATACATCATTGGAACGGACGAACAGCTGATATCAGGTTTTTTCCATTAGGTTTTTAGACAGCAATAGCTTGTGTGTAACGAATTCATTGCTTCATAAAGTCCAACTGGTTTTGTAGACTTTTATTatgacccacagacacacatcgcAGTTTACTACACACTGGAGGTAAAAACAAGTAACAAGCCTCGGGATAACGGTccgaaagaaaaacagaatgctGTTACATTTTGACATATTTAGTTTTAtggttgtcttgtttttcctcaggTTACACTTTGGCCACTAAGCTGAGGAGACACGTTAAATCTGCTCACCTGAAGGAGAAGCCGTACGTCTGCCACTGTGGCGCTGCCTACACTGTGAGGCAGAGTCTGTTGAGACACCAGTCTCAGCACAGGACAGAGGGAGGTGGTCAAAACCAGGTAGAGGAGGGGCAGCAAGGGGacgtgaacagcagccaggaggaggtcgtgcaCGGGCCTGCGACTGGAAGCTCCAGTCATCCAAAGCCAATCAGAGGCAGACCCAAGAAGAAGAATGCTGGAGAAAAGGAAGGTGAAGCAAAGCAGGGCAGGAGGACGGGAAAAGCAGAGAAGCAGGCGAGGTGGGCAGGAAGTGAGGTTCGAGGCCATGAGACGACAGGAGGACAAGATGGAGACGCCCCAGGCAGTGTCCAGCACACGGTGGTGTACGTCACAGACAATCTGTCCACGCGTGTCTCTACCCCTCTGCTCCTCGCCTCAGACAGCTCACTCACAGGAGCCGggcaggagctggtggaggtggtgataTCGGAGGGCTCAGAGCAGTGCATCGTGGTCCGTGGACAGCAGACGGTGGGAGAGCTGctggtgttggaggaggaggagagcggacTCTGCTCTGTGGCTCAGACGGTGGAGATAGACTCTGTGTAGACCCAAACCTCCGGTTTACCTACGTAGCCCAAAGTCAGTGAGTCCAGAAGCAACTTGGCCAAATGTTCTCTACATAGTAAATAAAAGTGCTGTCCCGCATCAGATTCCTTTGTTATATTGTTTAACTTTTTATTTGCATGCATGAACTTGTCCTTGAGCCCTTTCAGcaacacatttcatttgttgttgttgaacacAGTGTTCTCTGATTCT contains:
- the LOC114852358 gene encoding zinc finger protein 668-like isoform X3, with amino-acid sequence MARLERGANKDVLLQKALWINFACQARSRTQQNVAVQCTCSEVCMGECVNACLRLCRDVQPGTELLLLDETGGKNLNPDVPRSEDSSTALRTDEKQKDPEVIANIPISQGTKGNRRPETNQKDEEQEQPLQNPHTGSRKSCSTAPRKRRKVRRTMCEPSPNSDRRQEDCADSRTVKNNVTAVRHRGGEGWDPAAVDRCSHSSATDKQTDSHIPSGATTARCSTRLAAKPRRVHSVSSRVKRPHGRPDPPAQTTEPVLDPPGSPKPVLQSVACVNASQPQAESVTAACAAAALTWCPETRERRYRCSSCGKRFYQLSHLKKHHFIHTHTKPFTCDECGKHYTSVESFRAHQMSHRGERPFSCPHCEKSYGLKRDLREHMVLHTGERPYPCELCGKAFARRPSLRIHRLLHCSRKVYTQPPKVQCSVCAKLLANSGSLRNHMKLHTGEKPHICQHCGKRFSQKGNLECHLRIHNKEKPYRCDECNQSFAQKPELRRHMFSHTGGGFLCSYCGRSLRDPHSLKSHERLHTGERPHCCPVCGKGYTLATKLRRHVKSAHLKEKPYVCHCGAAYTVRQSLLRHQSQHRTEGGGQNQVEEGQQGDVNSSQEEVVHGPATGSSSHPKPIRGRPKKKNAGEKEGEAKQGRRTGKAEKQARWAGSEVRGHETTGGQDGDAPGSVQHTVVYVTDNLSTRVSTPLLLASDSSLTGAGQELVEVVISEGSEQCIVVRGQQTVGELLVLEEEESGLCSVAQTVEIDSV
- the LOC114852358 gene encoding zinc finger protein 408-like isoform X2, which gives rise to MAKVVPPIPSSVTLLLSSLLPRGFAVGPSQLYEGRLGLWWVGHAMEAGALLGREDDSQWAWKFHSDLMTQNRESEFTEKARIDETNSTNAEKARLERGANKDVLLQKALWINFACQARSRTQQNVAVQCTCSEVCMGECVNACLRLCRDVQPGTELLLLDETGGKNLNPDVPRSEDSSTALRTDEKQKDPEVIANIPISQGTKGNRRPETNQKDEEQEQPLQNPHTGSRKSCSTAPRKRRKVRRTMCEPSPNSDRRQEDCADSRTVKNNVTAVRHRGGEGWDPAAVDRCSHSSATDKQTDSHIPSGATTARCSTRLAAKPRRVHSVSSRVKRPHGRPDPPAQTTEPVLDPPGSPKPVLQSVACVNASQPQAESVTAACAAAALTWCPETRERRYRCSSCGKRFYQLSHLKKHHFIHTHTKPFTCDECGKHYTSVESFRAHQMSHRGERPFSCPHCEKSYGLKRDLREHMVLHTGERPYPCELCGKAFARRPSLRIHRLLHCSRKVYTQPPKVQCSVCAKLLANSGSLRNHMKLHTGEKPHICQHCGKRFSQKGNLECHLRIHNKEKPYRCDECNQSFAQKPELRRHMFSHTGGGFLCSYCGRSLRDPHSLKSHERLHTGERPHCCPVCGKGYTLATKLRRHVKSAHLKEKPYVCHCGAAYTVRQSLLRHQSQHRTEGGGQNQVEEGQQGDVNSSQEEVVHGPATGSSSHPKPIRGRPKKKNAGEKEGEAKQGRRTGKAEKQARWAGSEVRGHETTGGQDGDAPGSVQHTVVYVTDNLSTRVSTPLLLASDSSLTGAGQELVEVVISEGSEQCIVVRGQQTVGELLVLEEEESGLCSVAQTVEIDSV
- the LOC114852358 gene encoding zinc finger protein 408-like isoform X1, producing the protein MDTSGFIQALMAKVVPPIPSSVTLLLSSLLPRGFAVGPSQLYEGRLGLWWVGHAMEAGALLGREDDSQWAWKFHSDLMTQNRESEFTEKARIDETNSTNAEKARLERGANKDVLLQKALWINFACQARSRTQQNVAVQCTCSEVCMGECVNACLRLCRDVQPGTELLLLDETGGKNLNPDVPRSEDSSTALRTDEKQKDPEVIANIPISQGTKGNRRPETNQKDEEQEQPLQNPHTGSRKSCSTAPRKRRKVRRTMCEPSPNSDRRQEDCADSRTVKNNVTAVRHRGGEGWDPAAVDRCSHSSATDKQTDSHIPSGATTARCSTRLAAKPRRVHSVSSRVKRPHGRPDPPAQTTEPVLDPPGSPKPVLQSVACVNASQPQAESVTAACAAAALTWCPETRERRYRCSSCGKRFYQLSHLKKHHFIHTHTKPFTCDECGKHYTSVESFRAHQMSHRGERPFSCPHCEKSYGLKRDLREHMVLHTGERPYPCELCGKAFARRPSLRIHRLLHCSRKVYTQPPKVQCSVCAKLLANSGSLRNHMKLHTGEKPHICQHCGKRFSQKGNLECHLRIHNKEKPYRCDECNQSFAQKPELRRHMFSHTGGGFLCSYCGRSLRDPHSLKSHERLHTGERPHCCPVCGKGYTLATKLRRHVKSAHLKEKPYVCHCGAAYTVRQSLLRHQSQHRTEGGGQNQVEEGQQGDVNSSQEEVVHGPATGSSSHPKPIRGRPKKKNAGEKEGEAKQGRRTGKAEKQARWAGSEVRGHETTGGQDGDAPGSVQHTVVYVTDNLSTRVSTPLLLASDSSLTGAGQELVEVVISEGSEQCIVVRGQQTVGELLVLEEEESGLCSVAQTVEIDSV
- the LOC114852358 gene encoding zinc finger protein 27-like isoform X4 — translated: MGECVNACLRLCRDVQPGTELLLLDETGGKNLNPDVPRSEDSSTALRTDEKQKDPEVIANIPISQGTKGNRRPETNQKDEEQEQPLQNPHTGSRKSCSTAPRKRRKVRRTMCEPSPNSDRRQEDCADSRTVKNNVTAVRHRGGEGWDPAAVDRCSHSSATDKQTDSHIPSGATTARCSTRLAAKPRRVHSVSSRVKRPHGRPDPPAQTTEPVLDPPGSPKPVLQSVACVNASQPQAESVTAACAAAALTWCPETRERRYRCSSCGKRFYQLSHLKKHHFIHTHTKPFTCDECGKHYTSVESFRAHQMSHRGERPFSCPHCEKSYGLKRDLREHMVLHTGERPYPCELCGKAFARRPSLRIHRLLHCSRKVYTQPPKVQCSVCAKLLANSGSLRNHMKLHTGEKPHICQHCGKRFSQKGNLECHLRIHNKEKPYRCDECNQSFAQKPELRRHMFSHTGGGFLCSYCGRSLRDPHSLKSHERLHTGERPHCCPVCGKGYTLATKLRRHVKSAHLKEKPYVCHCGAAYTVRQSLLRHQSQHRTEGGGQNQVEEGQQGDVNSSQEEVVHGPATGSSSHPKPIRGRPKKKNAGEKEGEAKQGRRTGKAEKQARWAGSEVRGHETTGGQDGDAPGSVQHTVVYVTDNLSTRVSTPLLLASDSSLTGAGQELVEVVISEGSEQCIVVRGQQTVGELLVLEEEESGLCSVAQTVEIDSV